Proteins encoded within one genomic window of Novosphingobium sp. EMRT-2:
- a CDS encoding CaiB/BaiF CoA-transferase family protein, with translation MDNAGTVPLKDNAEGTERNGVSHAGPPRGPLAGIRVLEFAGLGPTPFSAMLLADFGADVLRVERIGHVSAAGGDERHNYLNRSRHTIGLDLKSAQGLALARDLASRADVLIEGFRPGAMERLGLGPDALCALNPRLIYARMTGWGQTGPLAHTAGHDINYLALTGGLELIGPPDRPPPPPLNFAANFGGGGMVLVAGILAALVERSTSGKGQVIDAAMIDGASLLMTQVFAWTRMGIWREGRGGNLLDGSAYFYRCYETADGRHMAVGALEPQFHALFVQALGLDPAEFADHLNPAHWEARAARIAAIFRTRTQAEWTRVFEGIDACVTPVLSPQEALTHPANLARGVHVGPPDARQPAPAPRLSRTPGAMRSMPALAGEGGVAALEQWNFDNHAIRALTEAGVLSAV, from the coding sequence ATGGATAATGCCGGCACCGTGCCCTTGAAAGACAACGCCGAGGGGACGGAGCGCAACGGTGTGTCACATGCCGGACCGCCACGGGGGCCGCTTGCCGGAATTCGCGTGCTGGAATTTGCCGGGCTGGGGCCGACGCCGTTCAGTGCGATGCTGCTTGCCGATTTCGGGGCGGACGTGTTGCGCGTGGAGCGGATCGGCCACGTGTCGGCCGCCGGCGGGGACGAGCGCCACAACTACCTCAACCGCAGCCGCCATACCATCGGGCTCGATCTCAAGAGCGCGCAAGGCCTGGCGCTGGCGCGCGACCTTGCTTCCCGGGCGGACGTGCTGATCGAAGGCTTCCGGCCCGGCGCGATGGAACGGCTCGGGCTCGGCCCTGACGCGCTCTGCGCGCTCAACCCGCGCCTGATCTATGCACGCATGACGGGGTGGGGGCAGACCGGACCGCTGGCGCACACGGCCGGGCACGATATCAACTATCTGGCGCTGACCGGCGGCCTTGAACTGATCGGGCCGCCGGATCGCCCCCCGCCGCCGCCGCTCAATTTCGCGGCGAACTTCGGCGGCGGCGGCATGGTGCTTGTCGCGGGCATCCTCGCCGCGCTGGTCGAGCGGTCGACCAGCGGCAAGGGGCAGGTGATCGATGCGGCGATGATCGATGGCGCGTCGCTGTTGATGACCCAGGTCTTCGCCTGGACCCGCATGGGCATCTGGCGTGAAGGGCGCGGTGGCAATCTGCTTGATGGAAGCGCCTATTTCTACCGTTGCTACGAGACTGCCGATGGACGCCACATGGCGGTCGGCGCGCTGGAGCCGCAGTTCCACGCCTTGTTCGTGCAGGCGCTCGGGCTCGATCCGGCCGAGTTCGCCGATCACCTGAATCCCGCCCACTGGGAAGCGCGCGCCGCGCGTATCGCGGCGATTTTTCGCACGCGCACGCAAGCGGAATGGACGCGCGTTTTCGAAGGCATCGATGCCTGCGTCACGCCCGTGCTTTCGCCGCAGGAAGCACTGACCCATCCGGCGAACCTTGCCCGCGGCGTGCATGTTGGCCCGCCCGATGCACGCCAGCCCGCGCCCGCCCCGCGCCTTTCGCGCACGCCGGGCGCCATGCGGTCCATGCCGGCGCTGGCGGGAGAAGGCGGAGTTGCGGCGCTCGAGCAGTGGAACTTCGACAACCACGCAATCCGCGCATTGACGGAAGCAGGCGTTCTCTCTGCTGTCTAA
- a CDS encoding iron-containing alcohol dehydrogenase, translated as MTFTETERITMGTPAREAIRDQAEKMGARRVFILASETLRTKTEEIAAIERALGDRHAATFSGIAPHAPRSDVLRAADAARADGADLIVSVGGGSVTDSAKIIALLLKHDVRSVEAFEPLHVYVDDGGNVINPLTVGPDVRVICVPTTLSGGEFNALSGATDEAIQHKQGYEHRNMAPVMVVLDPALTVYTPEWLWLSTGVRAVDHAVETLASHLSNDFADGLADSALRLLVEGLSRAKANPQDMEARLKCQIGAWQSMISIIGGVPMGASHAIGHILGGTCDVPHGYTSCVMSPYVLAWNAEHDASRQGRILQCLGNTHGTASEALDAFIRSLGMPRTLAEVGVGEDRFQQVAEYTMLDIWGRTNPRPVRSPADILEILRKAA; from the coding sequence ATGACGTTTACCGAAACCGAACGGATCACGATGGGCACCCCCGCCCGCGAGGCGATCCGCGACCAGGCGGAGAAAATGGGCGCGCGTCGCGTCTTCATTCTGGCGTCCGAGACCCTGCGCACGAAGACGGAAGAGATTGCCGCGATCGAGCGTGCGCTTGGCGATCGCCATGCCGCCACGTTCAGCGGCATCGCGCCGCATGCTCCGCGTTCGGACGTGTTGCGCGCCGCCGATGCGGCGCGGGCGGACGGCGCGGACCTGATCGTTTCGGTCGGCGGCGGTTCCGTCACGGACAGCGCCAAGATCATCGCGCTGCTGCTCAAGCACGATGTGCGCAGCGTCGAAGCGTTCGAGCCGCTGCACGTCTATGTCGACGATGGTGGCAATGTCATCAATCCCCTGACCGTCGGTCCCGACGTGCGCGTCATCTGCGTGCCAACGACACTGTCCGGCGGCGAATTCAATGCGCTCTCCGGCGCCACGGACGAGGCGATCCAGCACAAGCAGGGCTACGAACATCGCAACATGGCGCCGGTGATGGTCGTGCTTGACCCGGCCCTGACCGTCTATACCCCCGAATGGCTGTGGCTCTCCACCGGCGTGCGCGCGGTCGACCACGCGGTCGAAACGCTGGCCTCGCATCTTTCCAACGATTTCGCCGACGGGCTGGCCGATAGTGCGCTGCGCCTGCTGGTCGAGGGGCTGAGCCGCGCCAAGGCGAACCCGCAGGACATGGAAGCGCGGCTGAAATGCCAGATCGGCGCGTGGCAATCGATGATCTCGATCATCGGTGGCGTGCCCATGGGAGCCAGCCATGCCATCGGCCATATTCTGGGTGGGACGTGCGACGTTCCCCACGGCTACACGTCCTGCGTGATGTCGCCCTATGTGCTGGCCTGGAACGCCGAGCACGATGCCAGCCGGCAGGGCCGCATCCTGCAGTGCCTGGGCAACACCCATGGCACGGCGTCCGAAGCGCTGGATGCGTTTATCCGCAGCCTGGGGATGCCGCGCACCCTGGCGGAAGTGGGCGTGGGCGAAGACCGTTTCCAGCAGGTAGCGGAATATACCATGCTTGATATATGGGGGAGAACCAATCCGCGGCCGGTGCGTTCGCCCGCCGATATCCTGGAAATTCTGAGAAAGGCCGCATGA
- a CDS encoding TetR/AcrR family transcriptional regulator — protein MTKSSTAAKPRQRSTAAPTGREIRTGVVAFKQARILEEAAALFFEKGYEAATLEMLADRLSATKPFLYTYFKGKAAILCAICELGVTESLAALDRIAETERTSIDLLKASLREVAKIIIDRNEYLVVYQREMMNLDRTDAQRILRLRHEFDLRIGKMIEDCVRDGYITVPDAPAMSIWIGGLLSWITYCYRPGSSRSGDAVADQAMKACLRLIGLD, from the coding sequence ATGACCAAGTCCAGCACTGCCGCCAAGCCGCGCCAACGCAGCACCGCCGCGCCCACCGGGCGCGAGATCAGAACCGGTGTGGTCGCGTTCAAGCAGGCCCGTATTCTCGAAGAGGCCGCCGCGCTGTTCTTCGAAAAGGGATACGAGGCGGCAACGCTGGAAATGCTCGCTGACCGGCTGAGCGCGACCAAGCCGTTTCTCTACACCTACTTCAAGGGCAAGGCCGCGATCCTGTGCGCCATCTGCGAACTCGGGGTTACCGAATCGCTCGCCGCCCTGGACAGGATCGCGGAAACGGAACGGACGTCGATAGACCTGCTCAAGGCCTCGCTGCGCGAAGTGGCGAAGATCATCATCGACCGCAACGAATATCTCGTTGTGTACCAGCGCGAGATGATGAACCTTGACCGGACGGACGCACAGCGCATCCTGCGCCTGCGCCACGAATTCGACCTGCGCATCGGCAAGATGATCGAGGATTGCGTGCGCGACGGGTACATCACCGTGCCCGACGCGCCGGCGATGTCGATCTGGATCGGCGGGCTGCTCAGCTGGATTACCTATTGCTACCGCCCGGGCAGCAGTCGGTCTGGCGATGCAGTGGCGGATCAGGCCATGAAGGCCTGCCTGCGGCTGATCGGCCTCGATTGA
- a CDS encoding AMP-binding protein, translating into MTDTNPKTARDFTDPRIPNRDECVLRYLVDRWASERADKVHVVWEDGEEWTFAEVRRRTIAKAAGLERLGVRQGDFVAVWLPNGRDALLAFYAINYLGAVFVPFNTAYRGNLLAHVVANSGADLIIAHPDLVGRLGEIDRAALRQLVLTTQGEAPDVGLDVTRFDDLDGDAVSALERPIQPWDIQSIIYTSGTTGPSKGVLSSYLHMFSNAGPESWPMVGEDDRYMCVAPIFHIGGMGPPFVMLARGASVAMVESFSTDRFWEIAARTRATVVFLLGVMATFLMKRPPSPEDRNHTVRKAFMVPLTDDAPAFTERFGIDIYTIFNMTEISSPIVSEANPVKRGTCGRARPGVEVRLVDANDCEVPVGEIGEMLVRTDRPWGMNSGYNRNPEATAKAWANGWFHTGDAFRRDEDGYFYFVDRVKDAIRRRGENISSFEVEVEVCAHPAVREAAAIAVPSEFSEDEVMVIVAPVPGQTIDVPELARFLIERMPYFMVPRYIRVLDELPKTPSAKVLKGDLRAQGITGDTWDREKAGMRVRRESFAG; encoded by the coding sequence ATGACCGATACCAACCCGAAGACCGCGCGCGATTTCACCGACCCGCGCATCCCCAACCGCGACGAATGCGTGCTGCGCTATCTCGTCGACCGCTGGGCCAGCGAACGCGCGGACAAGGTCCACGTCGTCTGGGAAGACGGCGAGGAATGGACCTTTGCCGAAGTGCGCCGCCGCACCATCGCAAAAGCCGCCGGCCTGGAAAGGCTGGGCGTGCGGCAAGGCGATTTCGTGGCGGTCTGGCTGCCCAACGGGCGTGATGCGCTGCTGGCGTTCTATGCGATCAACTACCTTGGTGCGGTGTTCGTGCCGTTCAACACCGCCTACCGCGGCAACCTGCTCGCCCACGTCGTCGCGAATTCCGGGGCGGATCTGATCATCGCCCATCCCGATCTCGTGGGCCGGCTTGGCGAAATCGACCGCGCCGCCCTGCGCCAGCTGGTGCTGACGACGCAGGGCGAAGCGCCCGACGTCGGGCTGGACGTGACGCGCTTCGATGATCTTGATGGCGATGCCGTGTCCGCGCTCGAACGGCCGATCCAGCCCTGGGACATCCAGTCGATCATCTATACCTCGGGCACCACAGGGCCATCGAAGGGCGTGCTGTCATCGTACCTGCACATGTTCTCCAACGCCGGCCCCGAATCCTGGCCGATGGTGGGTGAGGACGACCGCTACATGTGCGTGGCGCCGATATTCCATATCGGCGGCATGGGGCCGCCGTTCGTGATGCTGGCGCGCGGCGCCTCTGTGGCCATGGTCGAAAGCTTTTCGACCGACCGCTTCTGGGAAATCGCCGCACGCACGCGGGCCACGGTCGTCTTCCTGCTGGGCGTGATGGCCACGTTCCTGATGAAGCGCCCGCCCTCACCCGAGGATCGCAACCACACCGTGCGCAAGGCCTTCATGGTCCCACTTACCGACGATGCGCCCGCCTTCACCGAGCGCTTCGGCATCGACATCTACACCATCTTCAACATGACCGAGATTTCCTCTCCGATCGTGTCCGAGGCCAACCCGGTGAAGCGCGGCACCTGCGGCCGCGCGCGACCGGGCGTGGAAGTGCGGCTGGTCGACGCCAACGATTGCGAAGTGCCGGTGGGCGAAATCGGCGAGATGCTGGTGCGCACGGACCGTCCGTGGGGCATGAACAGCGGATACAACCGCAACCCGGAAGCCACCGCCAAGGCATGGGCCAACGGCTGGTTCCACACGGGCGACGCCTTCCGCCGCGACGAGGACGGCTACTTCTACTTCGTCGACCGCGTGAAGGACGCGATCCGTCGGCGCGGCGAGAACATCTCCTCGTTCGAGGTCGAAGTGGAAGTCTGCGCCCACCCCGCCGTGCGCGAGGCGGCGGCGATCGCCGTGCCCAGCGAATTCTCCGAGGACGAGGTCATGGTCATCGTTGCGCCGGTGCCGGGGCAGACGATCGACGTTCCCGAACTCGCCCGCTTCCTGATCGAACGGATGCCCTATTTCATGGTGCCCCGTTACATCCGCGTGCTGGACGAGCTGCCCAAGACGCCTTCGGCCAAGGTGCTGAAAGGGGATCTGCGCGCGCAGGGCATCACCGGCGACACCTGGGATCGGGAAAAGGCCGGAATGCGCGTGCGGCGGGAGAGCTTCGCGGGCTAG
- a CDS encoding NAD(P)/FAD-dependent oxidoreductase encodes MTAPKITDRPFAADAIDRALLRQGVDEANIPALLMVLVQLTGDRRYLEPPYAPRRGKGLDDNDSGGLPEDIQNEIREAAWQAIDAWIEGQEPALPRPANADLAAMLAVAMTEAVPPEYGDIVAATMHLDPAPEPARPAKPLTAIIIGAGISGMVAAVRLREMGIAHTIFEKNTEFGGTWWENRYPGCGVDTPNLTYTFSFRPNDWSAFFPLRDEIENYLLETARETGLYDRVRFGTTVERAEWLADRNQWQVTVRTGDGQQEIHHADIVMSAVGILNMPVVPDIKGLSGFAGRIVHTSDWPQDIDLKGKRVAVVGNGASAMQVVPAIADEVAELTLFARSKQWAAPFPQFRKPVPTGVRYLMQVVPLYRAWVEQRLSWTFNDRVHGTLFRDPDWAEPARAVNAINDGHREFFTRYVREELGERQDLLPLVLPDYPPFAKRMLLDNGWYRTLRKPHVRLVPQRLAEVRGSTLIAQDGEAFEADVLILATGFQAANVLGSYDVIGREGRVLRDFWEGDNAAAYLGTLVPGFPNFFILLGPNVGSGHGGSMIRNIENQAHYATRVIEALVRSGADAVEVREDVYGDYKARIDAAHEKLVWTHPGATNWYRNSRGRVIAITPWRNDAFWRMTREAKAEDLRFTGTPTDKAEQAA; translated from the coding sequence ATGACCGCTCCGAAGATCACCGACCGCCCCTTTGCCGCCGACGCGATCGACCGCGCGCTGCTGCGGCAGGGCGTGGATGAGGCCAATATCCCCGCCCTGCTCATGGTGCTGGTCCAGCTGACCGGCGACCGGCGCTATCTCGAACCGCCCTATGCGCCGCGCCGGGGGAAGGGGCTGGACGACAACGATAGCGGCGGTCTGCCCGAGGACATCCAGAACGAGATTCGCGAAGCCGCGTGGCAAGCGATCGATGCATGGATCGAGGGGCAGGAACCCGCGCTACCAAGGCCCGCCAATGCCGATCTCGCCGCGATGCTGGCGGTCGCCATGACCGAGGCCGTGCCGCCCGAATATGGCGACATCGTCGCCGCGACGATGCACCTCGATCCCGCGCCGGAACCTGCACGCCCGGCAAAGCCGCTCACGGCGATCATCATCGGCGCGGGCATTTCGGGCATGGTCGCCGCGGTGCGCCTGCGCGAAATGGGCATCGCGCACACGATCTTCGAAAAGAATACGGAATTTGGCGGCACCTGGTGGGAAAACCGCTATCCCGGCTGCGGCGTCGATACGCCGAACCTGACCTACACCTTCTCGTTCCGCCCCAACGACTGGTCGGCCTTCTTCCCCCTGCGCGACGAGATCGAGAACTACCTGCTCGAAACCGCGCGCGAGACGGGCCTCTATGATCGCGTCCGCTTCGGCACCACGGTGGAGCGGGCCGAATGGCTGGCGGACCGGAACCAGTGGCAGGTCACCGTCCGCACCGGGGACGGCCAGCAGGAAATCCACCACGCCGATATCGTGATGAGCGCGGTTGGCATTCTCAACATGCCGGTCGTGCCCGACATCAAGGGCCTTTCGGGCTTTGCGGGCCGGATCGTGCACACCAGCGACTGGCCGCAGGATATCGACCTGAAGGGCAAGCGCGTGGCTGTCGTCGGCAATGGCGCCTCGGCGATGCAGGTGGTGCCGGCGATTGCCGACGAGGTTGCCGAGCTAACCCTGTTCGCGCGCTCCAAACAATGGGCCGCGCCTTTCCCGCAGTTCCGCAAGCCCGTGCCGACCGGCGTGCGCTATCTGATGCAGGTGGTGCCGCTGTACCGCGCGTGGGTGGAACAACGCCTGTCGTGGACGTTCAACGACCGCGTGCACGGCACGCTGTTCCGCGATCCCGACTGGGCCGAACCGGCGCGCGCCGTCAACGCGATCAACGACGGCCACCGCGAGTTCTTTACCCGCTACGTGCGCGAGGAACTGGGCGAACGGCAGGACCTTCTCCCGCTGGTGCTTCCCGACTATCCCCCGTTCGCCAAGCGGATGCTGCTCGACAATGGGTGGTATCGCACGCTGCGCAAGCCGCACGTGCGGCTTGTTCCCCAGCGCCTTGCGGAAGTGCGCGGCTCCACGCTGATCGCGCAGGATGGCGAGGCGTTCGAGGCGGACGTGCTGATCCTGGCCACGGGCTTCCAGGCGGCCAACGTGCTCGGCTCCTATGACGTGATCGGGCGAGAAGGGCGCGTGCTGCGCGATTTCTGGGAGGGCGACAACGCCGCTGCCTATCTCGGCACGCTGGTTCCGGGCTTTCCCAACTTCTTCATCCTCCTTGGCCCCAACGTCGGTTCGGGCCACGGCGGCAGCATGATCCGCAACATCGAAAACCAGGCGCACTACGCCACGCGCGTGATCGAGGCGCTGGTCCGATCGGGCGCGGACGCGGTCGAGGTGCGCGAGGACGTCTATGGCGACTACAAGGCCCGGATCGACGCCGCGCACGAAAAGCTGGTGTGGACCCATCCCGGTGCAACCAACTGGTATCGCAATTCGCGCGGGCGGGTGATCGCCATCACGCCATGGCGCAACGATGCCTTCTGGCGGATGACGCGCGAGGCGAAGGCAGAAGACCTGAGATTCACCGGAACGCCCACGGACAAGGCCGAACAGGCCGCCTGA
- a CDS encoding cytochrome P450, whose protein sequence is MDIDTAAAIPPLDTSDPALIPDPWPTFTALRERDPFHWSKYGYWVVSRHEHVRDVLMNRKDFGTGDFAANLRLFYGPDFDVLANPAYRWLSEVFIMQDPPQHTRIRNLVVGSLTAKRVRAMEPRIREIARELTDGFQARGHADLITEFAYKFPVMVICDLMGIDYEAPEMADLIAAIPEAFTVFEARILSPAELALANRRILELEAFFEAQFADRLANPRDDLLTALARTGQEPDGLSVHEAITVTIGLFGAGFETTANIIGNGLHALHAHPEQWARLVADPAGMASGACEEALRHQSSLIATYRTALADTTIGDHPVRAGQRVLTLIGAANRDPRKFADPDAFDIARGDAGHLTFGGGIHFCVGAELARIEARVAFEHLARTLPHMRVDSANAH, encoded by the coding sequence ATGGACATCGATACCGCAGCGGCCATCCCTCCGCTTGATACTTCGGACCCGGCGCTGATCCCCGATCCCTGGCCCACTTTCACCGCCTTGCGCGAACGCGATCCGTTTCACTGGTCCAAATATGGCTACTGGGTGGTCTCCCGGCACGAACACGTGCGCGATGTGCTGATGAACCGCAAGGATTTCGGCACCGGCGATTTCGCGGCAAACTTGCGCCTGTTCTACGGACCGGACTTCGACGTGCTGGCCAATCCCGCCTACCGCTGGTTGTCCGAAGTCTTCATCATGCAGGACCCGCCCCAGCACACGCGCATCCGCAATCTGGTGGTGGGTTCGCTGACCGCCAAGCGGGTTCGCGCGATGGAGCCACGCATCCGTGAAATCGCGCGGGAGCTGACGGATGGTTTCCAGGCGCGCGGCCACGCCGACCTGATTACCGAATTCGCCTACAAGTTCCCGGTCATGGTCATCTGCGACCTGATGGGTATCGATTACGAAGCGCCCGAAATGGCCGATCTGATCGCGGCCATCCCGGAAGCCTTCACGGTGTTCGAGGCGCGCATCCTGAGTCCCGCCGAACTGGCGCTCGCCAACCGCCGCATCCTGGAACTCGAAGCCTTCTTCGAGGCGCAATTCGCCGACCGCCTTGCCAACCCGCGCGATGACCTGTTGACCGCGCTGGCCCGCACCGGGCAGGAGCCGGACGGGCTTTCGGTGCACGAGGCGATCACTGTTACCATTGGCCTGTTCGGGGCGGGCTTCGAAACCACCGCCAACATCATCGGCAATGGCCTTCACGCCCTGCACGCCCATCCGGAACAGTGGGCCAGGCTGGTTGCTGACCCCGCCGGCATGGCATCGGGCGCGTGCGAGGAAGCGCTGCGCCACCAAAGCTCGCTCATCGCCACCTACCGCACCGCGCTGGCCGACACCACGATCGGCGACCACCCGGTCCGCGCCGGGCAACGGGTGCTGACCTTGATCGGCGCAGCCAACCGTGATCCGCGCAAGTTCGCCGATCCCGATGCCTTCGACATCGCGCGCGGGGATGCTGGTCACCTGACCTTCGGCGGCGGCATCCACTTCTGCGTCGGCGCCGAACTGGCCCGGATCGAGGCGCGGGTCGCTTTCGAACACCTCGCGCGCACGTTGCCGCACATGCGCGTGGATAGCGCGAATGCCCACTGA